The following proteins are co-located in the Vigna angularis cultivar LongXiaoDou No.4 chromosome 2, ASM1680809v1, whole genome shotgun sequence genome:
- the LOC108329385 gene encoding uncharacterized protein LOC108329385, producing the protein MFAKRLIDKALLHHSNHKLRHGGLQGGELDPRIVFHYGIPSTASVLAFDPIQRLLAIGTLDGRLKVIGGDNIEGLLVSPKQLPYKYLEFLQNQGHLVGVLNDNDIQVWNLESRSLVCSLQWESEITAFSVVSGSHFIYVGDQHGLFSVIKFEAEEGQLLKSSYNLSAKFLREAAGFPDPSVQPIIGILLQPSSFGNRLLIAFEDGLLILWDVSKARIVFLGGGKDLQLKDEDSSPSTETGANLPANIMEQNLGDKEITALCWASSTGSILAVGYLDGDILLWDLSSSAPSKDQQTSSKNVIKLQLSTAERRLPVIVLQWSDSYKSQSDSAGQLFVYGGDEIGSEEVLTVLTLEWSSGMESVRCTNRADLTLSGSFADLTLLPSPGAKGLNSKDEVFVLTNPGQLHLYNSDSLSTLTSQQKRMPSVPAVEFPVLVPMADPSLTVAKLVRLPSKSNSSKILTEVASALRTGLRSGSAPSDWPLTGGVPSQLSTTKGAEVECVYFVGYSNGSVLVCDATYAVLSYICNIEGEVKGTKVAGSDAPVTKLDFCSVSLLLAVGNECGLVCIYDLKVHSSRQNFQFVTQSKSEVHDVPQGKETRCSAVFSLLDSSVQALSFANSGTKLAIGFSSGRVAVCNMNSLSVLFLIDGAPGSTSPITSLVWKQEACFPSYVNLKQSDAASGNSLEEILFVLSQDSIINIVDGNNGKMISSRPLHVKESTAISMYVIGKYKFHEEHKAYFQSSISTFEASNDKPQNGLSKNTADNSPDEQEQPLSARVNSSEADLSSSEASHSGDLMLDPLVLLCCENSLRLFSAKSLIEGHKKPIHKVKHSKSSYWTSILKKDDKVCGLLSLLQTGAFEIRSLPDLHLVEESSLLSILRWNYKVNMDKTMCSDDYGHIVLANGSELALISLLAGESEFSNLEHLPCLHDKVLAAAADAAFRFSTTQKKKQTMVPGILGGIVKGLKGGKPSQTDMTKSAASNFGNLEDIFFKPLLRDPLPTVDIADNKVELDIDDIEIDEPNPPITKSSTSSPDVKKKQKDKLRDREKLFEGGTNKDDVKPRLRTPEEIMAAYRKTGDASSAAAQARNKLMERQEKLERISQRTAELQSGAEDFASLANELVKTMERRKWWQI; encoded by the exons ATGTTTGCCAAGAGGTTGATTGACAAGGCTCTGCTGCACCATTCCAAC CATAAGTTGCGGCATGGTGGTTTGCAGGGAGGTGAGTTGGATCCCAGAATTGTGTTTCACTACGGCATTCCATCCACAGCTTCAGTTCTCGCCTTTGACCCCATTCAGCGACTTTTGGCTATTGGGACTTT GGATGGAAGACTTAAGGTGATAGGTGGTGATAACATAGAAGGACTTTTGGTTTCTCCTAAGCAATTGCCTTACAAATACTTGGAG TTCCTGCAAAACCAGGGGCATTTAGTTGGGGTCTTAAATGACAATGATATCCAG GTTTGGAATCTTGAGAGCCGGAGCCTTGTTTGTTCTTTACAATGGGAGTCCGAGATTACTGCTTTTTCTGTAGTCAGCGGTTCACATTTCAT TTATGTTGGGGACCAGCATGGTTTATTTTCTGTGATAAAGTTTGAAGCTGAGGAAGGACAACTTTTGAAGTCATCATATAATTTGTCTGCAAAGTTTCTAAGGg AAGCTGCAGGCTTTCCAGATCCCAGTGTACAACCAATCATTGGAATTCTCTTACAACCTTCTTCATTTGGGAACAG aCTCTTGATTGCATTTGAGGATGGGTTGCTTATTCTTTGGGATGTTTCTAAAGCTCGAATTGTGTTCCTTGGTGGTGGAAAAGATCTCCAATTGAAGGATGAGGATAGTAGCCCTTCTACTGAAACAGGGGCTAATCTTCCAGCTAATATTATGGAACAAAATCTGGGAGACAAAGAGATAACTGCTCTTTGCTGGGCATCTTCCACTGGGTCTATTCTTGCTGTGGGATACTTAGATGGAGATATACTTCTTTGGGACTTGTCATCATCAGCACCTTCTAAAGATCAACAAACTTCTtctaaaaatgttattaagCTGCAACTTTCGACTGCAGAAAGGAGACTCCCGGTCATTGTGTTACAATGGTCTGACAGCTATAAATCTCAAAGTGATAGTGCTGGGCAGTTGTTTGTCTATGGTGGTGACGAAATTGGATCTGAAGAAGTTCTGACA GTTTTAACTCTTGAATGGTCATCTGGGATGGAGTCTGTAAGATGCACTAATCGGGCAGACCTTACACTTAGTGGTTCTTTTGCAGACTTGACTTTACTGCCCAGTCCTGGAGCAAAGGGGCTGAACAGCAAAGATGAAGTTTTTGTACTAACAAACCCTGGACAACTGCATTTGTATAATAGTGATAGCCTGTCCACATTGACATCTCAGCAGAAAAGGATGCCATCTGTTCCTGCTGTGGAATTTCCAGTGCTAGTACCTATGGCTGATCCATCTTTGACTGTTGCAAAACTTGTCAGGTTACCCAGTAAGTCAAATTCATCAAAAATTCTCACTGAg GTTGCTTCAGCTTTGAGAACTGGCTTGAGGTCTGGATCTGCACCTTCAGATTGGCCCTTGACTGGGGGTGTTCCCAGTCAGTTGTCCACAACAAAAGGTGCTGAGGTTGAGTGTGTTTATTTTGTGGGTTATTCTAATGGATCAGTTCTTGTGTGTGATGCTACATATGCAGTATTATCTTATATTTGCAACATAGAGGGAGAG GTGAAAGGTACAAAAGTGGCCGGTTCAGATGCTCCAGTGACAAAATTGGACTTCTGCTCTGTTTCCTTACTGTTGGCCGTGGGCAATGAATGTGGTCTT GTTTGCATTTATGACCTCAAAGTCCACTCCAGTAGACAAAATTTCCAATTTGTCACACAATCAAAAAGTGAAG TTCATGATGTTCCTCAAGGAAAAGAAACTCGTTGTAGTGCTGTTTTTTCTCTTCTGGATTCTTCAGTACAAGCATTATCATTTGCAAATTCTGGAACCAAACTTGCTATTGGGTTTTCAAGTGGTCGG GTTGCAGTTTGTAATATGAATTCATTGTCAGTTTTGTTCTTGATTGATGGTGCACCTGGCTCTACCTCTCCCATTACTTCATTGGTTTGGAAACAAGAAGCATGTTTTCCAAGTTATGTGAACTTAAAGCAATCAGATGCAGCTTCAGGCAACTCTCTTGAAGAAATACTGTTTGTGTTATCCCAAGATTCAATAATTAACATAGTTGATGGTAATAATGGCAAAATGATCTCTAGCCGACCATTACATGTGAAGGAATCAACTGCAATTTCAATGTATGTTATAGGCAAGTACAAATTTCATGAAGAGCACAAAGcatattttc AAAGTAGCATCTCAACCTTTGAAGCATCAAATGACAAGCCGCAGAATGGACTCTCGAAGAATACTGCTGATAATAGCCCTGACGAGCAGGAACAACCCTTATCAGCTAGGGTAAATTCATCAGAGGCTGATCTTTCCTCTTCAGAAGCCTCACATTCTGGAGATTTAATGTTGGATCCACTTGTTCTGCTTTGCTGCGAGAATTCATTGCGCTTGTTCTCAGCAAAATCTTTGATAGAG GGacataagaaaccaattcataAAGTGAAACATTCTAAATCTTCTTATTGGACTTCTATCTTAAAGAAAGATGATAAAGTTTGTGGGCTTCTATCATTGCTTCAGACCGGAGCATTTGAAATCAG GTCTTTGCCAGATTTGCATTTGGTTGAAGAAAGCTCTTTATTGTCGATTTTAAGGTGGAATTATAAAGTGAATATGGATAAAACCATGTGTTCTGATGATTATGGACACATAGTGCTG GCTAACGGTTCTGAATTGGCATTAATCTCATTACTGGCTGGCGAAAGTGAATTCAG TAATTTGGAGCATCTGCCTTGTCTTCATGACAAAGTTCTGGCAGCCGCAGCTGATGCTGCCTTTAGATTCTCTACAACTCAGAAGAAGAAACAG ACCATGGTGCCAGGGATTCTAGGTGGCATTGTCAAAGGACTTAAAGGAGGAAAACCCTCTCAAACAGATATGACTAAAAGTGCGGCCTCCAATTTTGGGAATTTGGAAGACATTTTCTTTAAGCCCCTGTTGCGTGATCCCCTTCCAACAGTGGATATCGCAGATAATAAAGTGGAACTTGATATAG ATGATATTGAAATAGATGAGCCCAACCCGCCAATAACTAAGAGTTCTACTTCATCTCCTGATgttaaaaaaaagcaaaaag ATAAGTTACGAGATAGGGAGAAATTATTTGAAGGTGGCACCAATAAGGATGATGTTAAGCCAAGACTTAGAACACCTGAAGAAATTATGGCTGCTTATAGAAAAACTGGG GATGCTTCTTCAGCTGCCGCCCAAGCAAGAAACAAGTTAATGGAGAGGCAGGAAAAATTAGAG AGAATCAGCCAACGCACTGCTGAACTGCAAAGTGGAGCTGAAGACTTTGCATCATTAGCAAATGAGCTTGTGAAGACCATGGAAAGGAGGAAATGGTGGcaaatatag
- the LOC108327317 gene encoding uncharacterized protein LOC108327317: MTLKMTYEIWKFLKEEYEGSERIKGMQALNLIRELEMQRMKDSETIKDYANKLLGIANKIRLLGTDISDSRIVQQILVTILERYEATLTSLKNSKDLSTITLAKLLTTLQAPKQRRLMREEGHIEGVLVAKFMKNKGHVEKIYKSSKTQENVQALIEEDEEEDLFVVSCFATARSTESWLIDSGCTNHMINDQELFKYLDATYNTNVRIGNRAKITVKGKGTIAIKGCTGLKLITNVLYVLKIDQNLLSVGQLLEKDYKVLFEDKTCMIKDSDNKELFRVRMKGRALL, translated from the exons atgaCGTTGAAAATGACATATGAAATCTGGAAGTTTTTGAAGGAGGAGTATGAAGGCAGTGAGAGAATCAAAGGAATGCAAGCTTTGAATCTGATTCGAGAACTTGAGATGCAAAGGATGAAAGATTCGGAGACAATCAAAGATTATGCGAACAAGCTTCTTGGCATTGCAAACAAAATACGTCTTCTTGGCACTGATATTTCTGATTCTCGAATTGTTCAACAAATACTTGTAACAATTCTAGAAAGATATGAAGCCACATTGACTTCCTTGAAAAACTCAAAAGATCTTTCTACTATTACCTTGGCAAAACTTTTGACTACACTTCAGGCTCCAAAACAAAGAAGACTCATGAGAGAAGAAGGTCATATTGAAGGGGTTTTAGTagctaaatttatgaaaaacaagG GGCATGTGGAGAAAATATACAAGTCATCAAAAACACAAGAGAATGTACAAGCTCTTattgaagaggatgaagaagaagatctttttgttgtttcttgCTTTGCCACTGCAAGATCAACAGAAAGTTGGCTAATTGATAGTGGTTGCACGAACCACATGATTAACGATCAAGAATTGTTCAAATATCTTGATGCAACCTACAACACAAATGTCAGAATTGGAAACAGAGCAAAAATAACAGTGAAGGGCAAAGGAACCATCGCGATCAAAGGTTGCACAGGTTTGAAATTAATTACTAATGTTCTATACGTTCTtaaaattgatcaaaacttgttGAGTGTTGGCCAACTTCTAGAGAAAGACTataaagttttatttgaagataaaacCTGCATGATTAAAGATTCAGATAATAAAGAATTATTCAGAGTTCGAATGAAAGGAAGAGCTttgctttga